In Chitinispirillales bacterium ANBcel5, a genomic segment contains:
- a CDS encoding peptide chain release factor 3 encodes MTATMSYQKEISKRRTFAIVSHPDAGKTTLTEKFLLYGGALQLAGSVTSRKKERATVSDWMELERKRGISVSSTVLNFKYRGYSINLLDTPGHNDFSEDTYRVLTAVDSVIMVIDGGKGIEQQTKKLFEVCRRRKTPVFTFVNKMDRPALNSLSILDEIERVLNIEAYAINWPLGSGPDFKGVWDRESRLAHLFERTERGSYKAPVKTHGFDDPYLKELLNESTYAQISEELEMIEHAGVDFNAQDVLEGKTTPVFFGSATNNFGIEALLDSFIEHSPQPQPRHTDSNTIIKPDNPSFSGFVFKIQANMDPRHRDRMAFVRIVSGKFTRDMQVTHNHSGKKLRLSNSSNVFGRERISVDEAYPGDVIGIVGGNYFSIGDTLSEDNSICFNEIPRFPPECFSFIHNPVPANYKRFQSGLTQLLQEGLIHFFELADSARKTPVLGAVGILQFDLVKHRMETEYGTKVNLEKAPWTMVRWICEPSSSQSPPRIPHGVQKAVDEKGAPVLLFTGEWHLKYFEENNKGIELNDFRD; translated from the coding sequence GTGACCGCAACGATGTCATATCAAAAAGAGATCTCCAAACGAAGAACATTTGCAATTGTTTCCCATCCCGATGCCGGCAAAACGACTCTCACCGAGAAGTTTCTGTTATACGGCGGAGCCCTTCAGCTTGCGGGCTCTGTTACGAGCCGAAAAAAGGAACGTGCCACAGTGTCCGACTGGATGGAGTTGGAGCGTAAGCGAGGGATATCTGTCTCCTCTACTGTATTAAATTTTAAATACCGGGGATATTCGATCAATCTTTTGGACACCCCGGGGCATAATGACTTTTCTGAAGATACCTATCGTGTTCTTACCGCAGTCGATTCGGTAATTATGGTTATCGATGGTGGAAAAGGGATAGAGCAGCAAACCAAAAAGCTCTTTGAGGTCTGCAGACGAAGGAAAACCCCGGTTTTTACCTTTGTTAATAAGATGGACCGCCCGGCCCTAAACTCACTCTCTATTCTCGATGAAATCGAACGGGTACTAAATATTGAAGCATATGCTATAAACTGGCCTCTTGGCAGTGGCCCTGATTTTAAGGGGGTGTGGGACAGAGAAAGCCGCCTTGCCCATCTTTTCGAACGTACTGAAAGGGGAAGCTACAAAGCGCCGGTAAAAACACACGGCTTCGATGATCCCTACTTAAAAGAGCTGCTTAATGAAAGTACCTATGCTCAAATTTCTGAAGAACTTGAAATGATAGAACACGCTGGAGTTGATTTTAATGCACAAGATGTTTTAGAAGGAAAAACCACCCCCGTGTTCTTTGGCAGCGCCACCAACAATTTTGGAATAGAAGCGCTTCTGGATAGTTTCATTGAACATTCTCCCCAACCACAGCCCCGCCACACAGATTCCAACACCATAATCAAACCAGATAACCCCAGTTTTTCGGGATTTGTGTTTAAAATTCAAGCCAATATGGACCCTCGCCACCGTGATCGAATGGCTTTTGTGAGGATTGTGTCAGGGAAATTTACCCGCGATATGCAGGTAACCCATAATCACAGTGGTAAAAAATTAAGGCTCTCTAACTCAAGCAACGTTTTTGGCAGGGAACGAATCAGTGTTGATGAAGCCTACCCGGGAGATGTAATAGGCATCGTGGGTGGTAACTACTTTAGTATCGGCGACACCTTAAGTGAGGACAATTCCATATGCTTTAATGAAATTCCACGGTTTCCACCCGAATGTTTTTCATTCATTCACAACCCAGTTCCGGCAAACTATAAACGGTTTCAAAGTGGTCTCACCCAACTGCTTCAGGAAGGGCTCATTCATTTTTTTGAATTAGCAGATTCTGCCCGTAAAACACCAGTGCTTGGAGCTGTGGGGATACTTCAGTTTGATTTGGTGAAACATAGAATGGAAACAGAGTACGGCACGAAGGTGAATCTGGAAAAAGCCCCCTGGACGATGGTCAGATGGATCTGTGAGCCCAGTTCTTCTCAATCACCGCCTCGCATACCGCATGGGGTTCAAAAGGCTGTGGATGAAAAAGGCGCTCCGGTGCTGTTATTTACTGGTGAATGGCACTTAAAGTACTTTGAAGAAAACAATAAAGGCATTGAACTTAATGATTTTAGAGATTAA
- a CDS encoding pyridoxine 5'-phosphate synthase, which produces MATLGVNIDHLATIRQARGGKEPDPIHGAVIAELAGANGITAHLREDRRHIQDRDIYILKQTVGTHLNLEMAPTAEMVNIAVDVLPYMVTLVPEKREELTTEGGLPVREREKELAKIIETLVSNHIQVSLFIDPEINEIKSARRIGATHIELHTGYYANAKYSAQKEELEKLKDCAKAATTLGLHVNAGHGLNYQNVSAVAQIDQMEELNIGHSIISRAALVGLENAIRDMLALI; this is translated from the coding sequence ATGGCGACACTTGGTGTAAATATCGATCACCTGGCAACTATTCGGCAGGCACGAGGCGGAAAGGAACCAGACCCTATTCATGGCGCGGTCATAGCTGAATTGGCTGGTGCAAATGGCATCACAGCCCATCTTAGAGAGGACCGGCGTCACATTCAGGATCGAGATATCTATATTTTAAAACAAACGGTAGGTACACACCTTAACCTTGAAATGGCTCCTACAGCCGAGATGGTTAATATTGCAGTTGATGTCTTACCTTACATGGTTACACTTGTTCCGGAAAAAAGAGAAGAGCTTACCACCGAAGGGGGTTTGCCGGTCAGGGAACGGGAAAAAGAGCTTGCCAAAATTATTGAAACTCTGGTCAGCAATCATATACAGGTCAGTCTTTTCATTGACCCTGAAATTAACGAAATTAAATCAGCAAGACGAATTGGTGCCACCCACATTGAACTGCATACCGGGTATTATGCCAACGCCAAATATTCTGCCCAAAAAGAGGAGCTGGAGAAGTTAAAAGATTGCGCAAAAGCAGCCACCACTTTGGGACTTCACGTTAATGCCGGGCACGGTCTTAATTATCAGAATGTATCTGCTGTTGCACAGATTGATCAAATGGAGGAGTTGAATATTGGCCACTCAATTATTTCACGGGCAGCTCTTGTGGGCCTGGAAAATGCTATAAGAGATATGCTGGCTCTGATTTAA
- a CDS encoding ATP-binding protein: MVANPYLIPLIASVTIFIADFLSPLGYAHWLLYIIPILLSYKSENIKVVITTLVASVVLMFSGVVVSPTIGFPFFISFLNRVLGFIATTAFTIIILNLIKSKKEAMKYSQDLLEANSDLEAFSYSVSHDLRTPLQTIKGFGAILLEDYSEMFDSEGLLYLKKIVQGSEKMETIINDMLMLSRISRQEMKTGDINMADIAKTLICEFKSAQPNREVEFVIDENLSVRADPQLITIALTNLLSNAWKYTSKKSNGRIEFGKIDKEGKTIYYVRDNGAGFDMSRREKLFEPFSRLHSDSEFVGTGVGLTIVKRVIQRHRGEVWAEGVKGKGAVFYFTLHNPFII; this comes from the coding sequence TTGGTTGCTAATCCTTACCTGATACCGTTAATAGCTTCTGTGACGATTTTTATTGCAGATTTTTTGTCACCCCTTGGGTATGCCCACTGGCTTCTCTACATCATCCCTATTCTCCTCTCCTATAAATCAGAAAATATTAAAGTGGTGATAACTACTCTTGTGGCATCGGTAGTACTGATGTTTTCAGGTGTAGTCGTCTCACCCACAATAGGATTTCCCTTCTTTATTTCTTTTCTGAACCGGGTGCTTGGATTTATTGCTACTACCGCATTCACCATTATAATACTGAATCTGATTAAGAGCAAAAAAGAGGCAATGAAATATTCACAGGATCTGCTCGAGGCAAATAGCGATCTTGAAGCTTTCTCCTACTCTGTTTCTCATGACCTTAGAACACCGCTTCAGACCATAAAAGGGTTCGGTGCCATTCTTTTAGAGGACTATTCTGAGATGTTCGACTCAGAAGGGCTGCTGTATCTTAAAAAGATTGTTCAGGGCAGCGAAAAGATGGAGACGATTATAAATGATATGCTAATGCTTTCTAGGATCAGTCGTCAGGAGATGAAAACAGGCGATATAAATATGGCTGATATCGCAAAAACTTTAATCTGTGAATTTAAAAGCGCTCAGCCAAACAGGGAAGTGGAATTTGTAATAGATGAAAATCTCTCGGTTAGGGCCGATCCTCAGCTTATTACCATCGCTTTAACAAATCTGCTCAGCAATGCCTGGAAATATACCTCTAAAAAAAGCAACGGACGTATAGAATTCGGTAAAATAGACAAAGAAGGTAAAACAATATATTATGTAAGAGACAACGGTGCCGGTTTTGATATGTCCCGACGTGAAAAACTTTTTGAGCCATTTTCCAGACTTCACTCCGACTCAGAATTTGTGGGTACAGGAGTTGGGCTTACGATAGTTAAAAGGGTAATTCAAAGGCATAGGGGTGAAGTGTGGGCTGAAGGGGTAAAAGGTAAAGGCGCGGTCTTCTATTTTACGCTTCATAACCCGTTTATAATTTAA
- a CDS encoding helix-turn-helix domain-containing protein, with the protein MVLKEPACTIAVEVLCEEIKHVEFSASYFPYGSEEAQTTSLGLIDRPPFKMIWNTQNIPNQYFVGATLFAEGTTEDGDVEVVSFEGVFPFHNRFDYDFNLIPFAYTGSSRGPENALPFEMPISMSASAWFHWNEKELVVSVEVRDPAFYSNSSKNFRHNNGVEIMFDVGNRKLPYPDHNTLFYFVPIDGSPYKVNYQPQYSQDGEFRITTHTESIDYSYKLKKREFNGYTVMLSIPAEAFGDEIPDTLGANVVLKITGEDGDQQNISLVPGSAYQIYSPAFWDRLYIQPKPLLMNRFVLWAIYFLIGLLLTFLGYAVHYLLRKPQMVKKFERSEEELEQFETLRSVISDELTNKTLSIEYVSKLVGVSVSKINAIIKTHTGHTFSSYLMQCRVEIARERLRSSRSSEASIAEQCGFKDVNEMEKYFVKFYHTTPYKFRSEQQVA; encoded by the coding sequence GTGGTACTCAAAGAACCGGCTTGCACTATTGCAGTTGAAGTTTTGTGTGAGGAAATAAAACATGTAGAATTCAGTGCTAGCTATTTTCCCTATGGCAGTGAAGAAGCTCAGACCACTTCACTTGGTTTAATCGACCGTCCTCCCTTCAAAATGATTTGGAATACTCAAAACATCCCCAATCAGTATTTTGTTGGAGCAACACTCTTTGCTGAAGGTACTACAGAGGATGGGGATGTAGAGGTAGTTAGTTTTGAAGGGGTATTTCCCTTTCACAACAGATTTGACTATGATTTTAACCTAATACCATTTGCTTATACCGGTTCTTCAAGAGGACCGGAGAATGCACTTCCTTTCGAAATGCCAATCAGTATGAGTGCCAGTGCCTGGTTTCACTGGAACGAAAAAGAATTAGTCGTTTCTGTTGAAGTAAGAGATCCGGCCTTCTATTCCAACAGCTCTAAAAATTTCAGGCACAACAATGGTGTAGAGATAATGTTTGATGTAGGCAATAGAAAATTGCCCTATCCGGACCACAACACCCTCTTTTATTTCGTACCCATCGATGGATCTCCCTACAAGGTCAATTACCAACCACAATATTCACAGGATGGTGAGTTTAGGATTACAACACACACCGAAAGTATTGATTATTCCTATAAATTGAAAAAAAGAGAATTCAACGGGTACACTGTGATGCTTTCAATACCTGCTGAGGCATTTGGGGATGAAATACCTGATACATTGGGAGCCAATGTGGTCTTGAAGATAACCGGCGAAGATGGTGATCAGCAAAATATCTCTCTGGTACCAGGAAGTGCTTATCAGATCTACAGCCCCGCATTCTGGGATAGGTTATATATACAACCTAAACCCCTGCTTATGAACAGATTTGTTTTGTGGGCAATATATTTTCTAATCGGACTGCTGCTTACATTTCTTGGATATGCAGTGCATTATCTGCTGCGAAAACCTCAAATGGTAAAAAAATTCGAGCGTAGTGAGGAAGAGCTTGAGCAGTTTGAAACCCTGCGTTCTGTAATTTCCGATGAGCTTACCAATAAAACTTTATCTATTGAATATGTATCGAAATTAGTTGGTGTAAGTGTCTCCAAGATTAATGCCATCATAAAAACTCACACAGGCCATACTTTCAGCTCCTACCTTATGCAATGCAGAGTAGAGATTGCCCGTGAACGTCTGCGCTCATCCCGCTCAAGCGAGGCTTCAATCGCTGAGCAATGCGGTTTTAAGGATGTAAATGAGATGGAAAAGTATTTTGTTAAGTTTTACCACACTACACCCTATAAATTCAGGTCCGAACAGCAAGTCGCATAA
- a CDS encoding ABC transporter ATP-binding protein, which yields MLCCNDLHVSFTIHKKPVHVVRGVSFNLPEKKTLGIVGESGCGKSISALSIMRLVPSPPGKIDSGSILFKGKDLVKCSEKEMRKIRGQSISMIFQDPMTSLNPVFSCGDQIKEVLQLHRSMDPLKAFFATKKILGEVGINDPIRVIKSYPHQLSGGMRQRVMIAMALACSPRILIADEPTTALDVTVQAKLLELLKSLQDTRDMSMILITHNMGIVADLAHEVIVMYAGEVLEQAQTDELFDSPMHPYTRCLLETIPTIHKKKDRLRVIPGEVPAPQDIPDGCPFHPRCPQSMEKCTIQHPEMVLLNEQHKVRCHLYE from the coding sequence ATGCTCTGCTGCAACGATTTGCACGTTTCATTCACTATCCATAAAAAGCCAGTACATGTTGTACGGGGGGTTTCTTTTAATCTCCCGGAAAAGAAGACTTTGGGTATAGTAGGCGAATCGGGGTGCGGTAAAAGCATCAGTGCTCTTTCAATAATGCGTCTGGTGCCATCTCCACCGGGCAAAATAGATTCAGGAAGCATACTGTTTAAGGGAAAAGACCTGGTGAAGTGTTCTGAAAAAGAGATGCGCAAGATACGGGGTCAGAGTATTTCAATGATTTTTCAGGACCCAATGACATCTCTTAATCCGGTGTTTTCATGCGGCGATCAAATCAAAGAAGTTTTACAACTTCACCGATCAATGGACCCCTTAAAAGCGTTCTTTGCTACTAAAAAAATCCTTGGTGAAGTAGGGATAAACGATCCTATAAGAGTAATTAAAAGTTATCCCCACCAACTTAGCGGTGGTATGCGCCAGAGAGTAATGATTGCTATGGCGCTGGCATGTTCTCCAAGAATTTTGATCGCTGATGAGCCTACCACTGCACTGGATGTAACAGTGCAGGCAAAACTGCTCGAGTTACTGAAGAGTTTGCAGGATACAAGGGACATGAGCATGATTCTAATTACCCACAACATGGGCATTGTTGCAGATTTAGCTCATGAAGTGATCGTAATGTATGCAGGCGAGGTCCTTGAACAAGCCCAAACTGATGAGCTTTTTGACTCCCCAATGCATCCCTATACCCGCTGTCTTCTGGAAACCATTCCTACAATCCATAAGAAAAAGGATAGGCTGCGAGTAATTCCCGGGGAAGTTCCGGCGCCACAGGACATCCCCGATGGTTGCCCCTTTCACCCCAGATGCCCCCAAAGCATGGAAAAATGCACAATTCAACACCCTGAAATGGTTTTGTTAAATGAACAACATAAGGTAAGGTGCCATCTGTATGAGTGA
- a CDS encoding ATP-binding cassette domain-containing protein, with translation MSDNQIQKPSISVNNLKIHFPVRKGVFSTISSYVKAVDDVTFSIFPGEVFALVGESGCGKTTTAQSIMGLVEKTSGSLQMRIGPWKNSPTDWSALSTKERKKLRQSIQIIFQDPYSSLSPRMNVRAILEEPLIIHGLYSKKQRTERILEMLSQVGLSKSYLERYPHEFSGGQRQRIGIARALATSPEFIIADEPVSALDVSIQAQIINLLQDLQSKYKQTLLFISHDLAVVRHVADRIGVMYLGKILEMGTERQIFTSPLHPYTHLLLRSVTPLKKISPESAVNCADDPRGYSSTTGCSFYPRCSRRSSRCRTSHPSLENQGEEHMVACYNPDTISINSPL, from the coding sequence ATGAGTGATAATCAAATACAGAAACCCAGTATATCGGTTAACAATCTTAAGATTCATTTTCCGGTAAGAAAAGGGGTTTTTAGCACAATTTCATCTTACGTGAAAGCTGTTGACGATGTTACCTTTTCTATTTTTCCAGGTGAGGTCTTTGCACTGGTAGGTGAATCCGGGTGTGGAAAAACTACCACTGCACAGTCGATAATGGGACTTGTGGAAAAAACCTCCGGTAGTTTGCAGATGCGTATCGGACCGTGGAAAAACAGTCCCACAGACTGGTCTGCTCTAAGCACAAAGGAACGCAAAAAATTAAGACAATCCATTCAGATCATTTTTCAGGATCCTTACAGCTCTTTGAGTCCACGGATGAATGTACGAGCCATTCTTGAAGAGCCGCTCATTATCCATGGTCTTTATTCAAAAAAACAAAGAACAGAGAGAATACTTGAAATGCTAAGCCAGGTAGGCCTGTCCAAATCATATCTTGAGCGCTATCCCCATGAGTTCTCTGGTGGACAGCGACAGCGCATAGGGATAGCCCGGGCACTTGCTACTTCACCGGAATTCATTATAGCAGATGAGCCGGTAAGTGCCCTTGATGTCTCCATCCAGGCTCAGATCATAAATTTACTCCAGGACCTGCAATCGAAATACAAACAAACCCTGCTCTTTATATCACATGATCTGGCGGTTGTTCGACATGTAGCAGATAGAATAGGGGTGATGTATCTGGGTAAAATTTTAGAGATGGGCACAGAGCGACAAATTTTCACCTCTCCCCTACATCCGTATACGCACCTGTTACTTAGAAGCGTTACGCCTCTAAAAAAGATCAGCCCTGAATCGGCAGTCAATTGTGCAGATGATCCCAGGGGATACAGTTCAACTACAGGCTGCTCATTTTACCCACGTTGTTCACGAAGGAGCTCACGATGTCGCACATCTCATCCATCACTGGAAAACCAGGGTGAAGAACACATGGTAGCATGCTATAATCCGGATACAATATCCATCAACTCCCCTTTGTGA
- a CDS encoding DUF1538 domain-containing protein, with translation MDDSKGEEKIRVSFSQGLNLLIPYVRKRLAQQLRSVVFITLYLTFFQTLVLRVAIADAAVIATGMALVIVGLMFFMEGLFLGIMPLGEMIGLKLPRKARLPLILLFSFILGIGATLAEPAIGILRAAGATVLPWEAPLLYYILNHHPDYLVYAIGSGVGLGVLFGMVRFLYSWSLKPFVTVLTIVIGGLTVWATFNPNLMYLAGLAWDSGGVTTGPVTVPLVLALGIGVCRIVGGTGLGTSGFGVVTLASLFPVLTVQLIGIPFLGTVPQPMTEEEFVSSENRSSVISLFNSEKHFYEFITEQGLVAYDSEHAIAGSELKSLEVITATNDDPHTVQNEPRAQETVRDVVLNNLLLAMRAIIPLTLFLLLVLKLFLRERILKSDVIFTGVFFALIGMLFFSIGMEYGLSRLGNQVGRVLPVTFRAIPIEEEQLKVENFDTTLISDAITPAGYKAPFFYLKDGTQIQKVEYSRAQHDTVANVYDYVPVRGPLTGHGGELAGFIIILLFAIIMGYGATFAEPALNALGITVEQLTVGTFKRIHLMNAVASGVGIGLAFGMARIIWDLPVVVMLLPPYLVVLFLTWISSEDYVSIAWDSAGVTTGPITVPLVLAMGLGIGGQLGVVEGFGMLALASVWPILIVLSVGVVVSIRRKALARSMQKEESV, from the coding sequence ATGGATGATTCAAAAGGCGAAGAAAAGATAAGGGTCAGTTTTTCACAGGGGCTTAACCTGCTTATCCCTTATGTGAGGAAGAGATTAGCGCAACAGCTGCGTTCTGTTGTGTTTATTACGCTTTATCTTACCTTTTTTCAGACACTTGTGCTTAGGGTCGCTATAGCGGATGCTGCAGTAATTGCCACCGGGATGGCCCTTGTAATTGTAGGGCTGATGTTTTTTATGGAGGGGCTTTTTCTGGGTATAATGCCCCTGGGGGAGATGATCGGTTTAAAGCTTCCCCGCAAAGCGCGTTTGCCACTTATTCTTCTGTTCTCTTTTATTCTGGGGATTGGCGCGACTCTTGCCGAACCGGCCATAGGAATATTGCGAGCTGCAGGTGCCACGGTGCTTCCCTGGGAAGCACCACTGCTTTACTATATCCTTAACCATCACCCTGACTACCTGGTGTATGCAATCGGGTCAGGGGTTGGATTGGGTGTGTTGTTCGGAATGGTACGGTTTCTGTACAGTTGGTCTCTTAAGCCGTTTGTTACTGTGCTTACTATTGTTATTGGTGGGCTAACCGTTTGGGCTACTTTTAATCCTAACCTGATGTATCTGGCCGGGTTAGCCTGGGATAGCGGCGGTGTTACAACCGGTCCCGTTACTGTACCTTTGGTTTTGGCACTTGGGATTGGCGTATGCAGGATTGTGGGGGGAACCGGTCTTGGAACCTCGGGATTTGGGGTGGTTACACTTGCTTCACTCTTTCCCGTACTGACTGTTCAACTGATTGGTATACCCTTTTTGGGAACTGTTCCACAGCCAATGACTGAAGAGGAGTTTGTATCCTCTGAAAACCGTTCAAGTGTCATTTCGCTGTTTAATTCCGAGAAACATTTTTATGAATTCATCACCGAACAGGGGTTAGTTGCCTACGATTCTGAACACGCAATTGCCGGATCTGAACTTAAAAGTCTTGAAGTAATAACCGCTACCAATGATGACCCACACACAGTCCAAAACGAGCCCCGGGCTCAGGAAACTGTGCGTGATGTTGTCCTGAACAATTTGCTTCTTGCAATGCGGGCGATAATTCCCCTTACGTTGTTTCTGCTGCTGGTATTAAAGCTGTTTTTGCGAGAAAGAATTCTCAAATCTGACGTCATTTTTACCGGGGTCTTTTTTGCGCTCATTGGAATGCTTTTCTTTAGTATTGGTATGGAATACGGGCTTTCGCGCCTTGGAAATCAGGTAGGCAGGGTATTGCCGGTAACTTTCAGGGCTATTCCCATAGAAGAGGAACAGCTAAAAGTTGAAAACTTTGATACAACCTTGATTAGTGATGCAATCACCCCCGCGGGCTACAAAGCTCCCTTTTTCTATCTTAAAGATGGTACACAGATACAGAAGGTTGAGTATAGTCGGGCGCAGCATGATACCGTTGCCAATGTTTATGACTATGTGCCTGTTCGTGGGCCTCTGACAGGGCACGGGGGTGAGCTTGCCGGTTTTATAATCATACTCCTGTTTGCGATTATTATGGGATACGGTGCTACTTTTGCCGAACCTGCTCTCAATGCTCTTGGAATTACCGTTGAACAACTGACGGTGGGAACATTCAAACGGATACATCTGATGAATGCTGTAGCTTCAGGGGTGGGGATCGGGCTTGCCTTTGGGATGGCCAGAATCATATGGGATTTGCCCGTTGTTGTTATGCTTCTTCCACCCTATCTTGTTGTGTTATTTTTGACCTGGATCTCTTCAGAAGATTATGTATCGATCGCCTGGGACAGTGCAGGTGTAACGACCGGGCCTATTACGGTGCCACTGGTTTTAGCCATGGGGCTTGGTATCGGTGGTCAGCTTGGGGTTGTTGAAGGGTTTGGGATGCTGGCACTCGCGTCGGTATGGCCTATTTTGATTGTGCTCTCGGTCGGTGTGGTTGTATCCATCAGAAGAAAAGCACTCGCACGCAGTATGCAAAAAGAGGAGAGTGTATGA
- a CDS encoding ATP-binding protein yields the protein MFQTFKEEQNNSLGFAAKEKNSHYFIAWVKLILSSFYLFVATFYLLLEQTDLFSYAIQLTASLFILIYSLYCILTAGKNQLSNLSLYSLVFLDVTVFSAIFFTYLGSGYDSYLLLNAVYGIYLLSVIMTALHNQIFLSLFSGIVCSAAYSLFYYFYWTQSDQIADNHISNHFINILVLLATSAVSAHISRNNFRSSQKLINSELKYLSVVHRLPEMLFTLNDNGRFLWANAASRSILGVEANQLLGKNIENFIPPNSNFRLKTSGIKGTYEIEDYNGNHKYVDCMLQYISNNGSCPLFEGIMLDVTDRELAIKQREEMVQRLFQYQKMDSLGTLASGMAHDFNNILQTIKDISEVVIRDSSESDTKKRMELIDETLADAKFLVSELLALGRKQPLDDSIVNMKKLLQTIVPLYDSQLGDAYKITLRFSDHNYWLHGDQEYLKRVFQNLFGNARDSMPNGGTIRVSCSLVKETDHPSILTIRVSDTGSGIPPRIREKVFDPFFTTKKKGKGTGLGLALVHRIIMLHKGNISIEDNTPRGTTFKIELPLADYVIDETTASKGRMTSTVLLLDDDPKIQEVMKFFLEDLNYTVCEAVNQESAKAELIKNRDKCDLVIMDWSIENEDPVRIINSLRQIKRDITIIVVSGYPPNQQCIESFKIHRWFTKPYDKNRLDSEIQYILQNKEEQMYSSSAR from the coding sequence ATGTTTCAAACGTTTAAAGAGGAACAAAATAACAGTCTGGGTTTTGCCGCAAAGGAGAAAAATTCCCACTATTTTATCGCCTGGGTTAAACTGATTCTTTCCAGTTTTTACTTATTTGTTGCCACTTTTTATCTCCTTCTTGAACAAACCGATCTGTTCTCCTACGCGATTCAGCTTACGGCTTCATTGTTTATTCTCATATACAGCCTCTACTGCATACTAACCGCAGGTAAAAATCAGCTATCAAACCTATCGTTATATTCGTTGGTTTTTCTCGATGTAACAGTCTTCTCTGCTATTTTTTTCACCTATCTTGGATCAGGGTATGATAGTTACTTGCTCTTAAATGCTGTTTATGGTATATACTTACTGAGTGTCATTATGACGGCGCTTCATAATCAGATCTTTCTCTCACTTTTCAGTGGTATCGTTTGCAGTGCTGCATATTCACTGTTTTATTATTTTTACTGGACACAATCTGATCAAATCGCCGATAACCACATTTCAAACCATTTCATTAACATATTAGTTCTGTTGGCTACCTCGGCAGTAAGCGCACATATTTCACGAAACAACTTCCGTTCATCACAGAAATTGATTAATTCAGAGCTTAAGTACCTGAGTGTAGTACACCGTTTACCGGAAATGCTTTTTACTCTCAACGATAATGGACGATTTCTCTGGGCAAACGCTGCCAGCAGATCCATTTTGGGGGTAGAGGCAAATCAGCTGCTTGGAAAAAACATCGAGAACTTCATTCCACCCAATTCAAATTTTCGTCTTAAAACAAGTGGTATAAAGGGAACCTATGAGATTGAAGATTATAACGGCAACCATAAATACGTTGACTGTATGCTTCAATATATTTCAAATAACGGCTCTTGCCCACTCTTTGAAGGAATAATGCTTGATGTAACCGATCGTGAATTAGCCATAAAGCAGCGTGAAGAGATGGTGCAACGGTTGTTTCAATATCAAAAGATGGATTCGCTTGGAACTCTTGCAAGTGGTATGGCACACGATTTCAACAACATCCTTCAGACCATAAAAGATATTTCTGAAGTAGTGATTCGAGACAGCTCAGAGAGTGATACCAAAAAACGTATGGAGCTTATCGATGAAACACTTGCGGATGCTAAGTTTCTTGTTTCAGAACTGCTGGCATTGGGAAGAAAACAGCCTTTGGATGATTCCATCGTTAACATGAAAAAGCTGCTACAAACAATAGTGCCTCTCTATGATTCTCAACTGGGCGATGCTTATAAAATTACGCTTCGATTCTCTGATCACAATTACTGGCTTCATGGTGACCAGGAATACCTTAAGCGGGTTTTTCAAAACCTCTTTGGCAATGCAAGAGACTCTATGCCCAATGGCGGCACAATTAGAGTCAGCTGCTCTTTGGTAAAGGAGACCGACCATCCGTCTATTCTAACTATCAGAGTCTCTGATACCGGTTCGGGAATACCACCCCGGATACGGGAAAAGGTGTTTGACCCCTTTTTCACCACCAAGAAAAAAGGAAAAGGTACCGGGCTTGGACTTGCGCTTGTGCACAGGATTATAATGTTGCACAAAGGTAATATTTCAATCGAGGATAATACCCCAAGAGGAACGACATTTAAAATTGAACTCCCTCTTGCTGATTATGTTATCGATGAAACGACCGCTTCCAAAGGCCGAATGACTTCTACAGTCTTACTACTCGATGATGATCCCAAGATTCAGGAAGTTATGAAATTTTTCCTCGAAGATCTAAACTACACTGTATGTGAGGCGGTAAATCAGGAAAGCGCAAAAGCGGAACTAATCAAAAACAGGGATAAATGTGACCTGGTAATTATGGACTGGAGTATTGAAAACGAAGATCCGGTAAGAATAATTAACTCCTTAAGGCAGATCAAGAGAGATATTACCATTATTGTGGTCTCAGGATATCCGCCTAACCAGCAATGTATCGAAAGCTTTAAGATCCACCGATGGTTTACCAAACCCTACGATAAGAACCGGCTCGATAGCGAAATACAGTACATCTTGCAAAACAAAGAAGAACAGATGTATTCTTCATCTGCAAGGTAA